The following are encoded together in the Iodobacter fluviatilis genome:
- the cydX gene encoding cytochrome bd-I oxidase subunit CydX: MWYFTWILGVGLAVALGLINVLWFESTHAFGGEKETEAQERFEQYKKK; this comes from the coding sequence ATGTGGTACTTTACTTGGATACTTGGCGTGGGTTTGGCCGTGGCCTTAGGCCTGATTAATGTGCTGTGGTTTGAAAGCACCCACGCATTTGGTGGCGAAAAAGAAACAGAAGCTCAAGAGCGTTTTGAGCAATACAAAAAAAAGTAG